One region of Leishmania panamensis strain MHOM/PA/94/PSC-1 chromosome 28 sequence genomic DNA includes:
- a CDS encoding glycosomal membrane protein-like protein (TriTrypDB/GeneDB-style sysID: LpmP.28.2390), producing MRDTVLSASRALERSDSVDKLMKLMVGVFTLLSTTSCPRRERYSASAKQLTEIRSVLRVGRVFGLSLKMQSLVEVFTAQGIVWTERKKFVEFLKIIFDFLYAVGDHALLVAREGLLGKNVDMTRLRNCTVTMQLCGHLLGTVLYLFELRDALRKCRYDPPVAMRKCKLSTINAMRDAIDTVVTLFICSYMRNAQCPSPRVDGALRCLSGALSVYLSWQESA from the coding sequence ATGAGGGACACCGTTCTCAGTGCGTCGCGCGCGTTGGAGCGGAGCGACAGCGTGGACAAACTCATGAAGCTCATGGTTGGCGTCTTCACTCTTTTGAGCACGACGAGCTGTCCGCGGCGAGAGCGGTATAGCGCCTCGGCTAAACAACTCACTGAAATACGCTCTGTTCTGCGTGTGGGCCGGGTTTTCGGCCTCTCGCTCAAGATGCAGTCCCTCGTCGAGGTGTTCACTGCACAGGGCATCGTGTGGACGGAGCGCAAGAAGTTTGTGGAGTTCCTCAAGATCATCTTTGACTTTCTCTACGCCGTGGGTGACCACGCCCTGCTCGTCGCTCGTGAGGGACTGCTGGGCAAGAACGTTGACATGACGCGTCTACGGAACTGCACCGTGACAATGCAGCTCTGTGGTCATTTATTGGGTACGGTGCTCTACTTGTTcgagctgcgcgacgcccTCCGAAAGTGTCGGTACGACCCACCGGTGGCGATGCGGAAGTGTAAGCTCTCCACCATCAACGCGATGCGCGACGCGATAGACACGGTGGTGACCTTGTTCATCTGTAGCTACATGAGAAATGCACAGTGCCCGAGTCCGCGTGTCGACGGCGCCTTGCGATGTCTTTCTGGTGCACTTTCCGTGTATTTGAGCTGGCAGGAAAGCGCTTAG
- a CDS encoding glycosomal membrane protein, putative (TriTrypDB/GeneDB-style sysID: LpmP.28.2400), which produces MSDFEKLIKLLGQTDGRDKIYKFLAGFFKILAAVAASNQDPHAKAYVTIGNSIGSARSLMRMGKFVGDVPKLQKIADGVMTKGVAGTECKKFIELFRTVGNSLYIMGDNVAFIAKHKLISTDSKLVSKYAKIAQFWGFFLAAVLDLIALRAALQKRTSDVTTSKKEAKAAVISLTKDASDVLVTMATVGYLKCVWNPSAITVGTLTCVSGGVATYLNWNKIK; this is translated from the coding sequence ATGAGCGACTTCGAGAAGCTGATAAAGCTGCTTGGCCAGACTGATGGCCGCGACAAGATCTACAAGTTCCTCGCTGGTTTCTTCAAGATTCTGGCGGCTGTCGCAGCTAGCAACCAGGACCCGCATGCCAAGGCGTACGTCACCATCGGTAACTCCATTGGTAGCGCTCGCTCCCTGATGCGCATGGGCAAGTTCGTGGGTGATGTGCCCAAGCTGCAGAAGATCGCCGACGGTGTCATGACCAAGGGTGTCGCTGGCACGGAGTGTAAGAAGTTCATCGAGCTCTTCCGCACGGTTGGCAACTCCCTCTACATCATGGGTGATAACGTCGCCTTCATCGCCAAGCACAAGCTGATATCGACGGACTCTAAGCTCGTATCGAAGTACGCGAAGATTGCGCAGTTCTGGGGCTTtttcctcgctgctgtgctggacCTCATCGCGCTTCGTGCTGCCTTGCAGAAGCGCACGTCTGATGTGACGACAAGCAAGAAGGAAGCCAAGGCTGCCGTCATCAGCCTCACCAAGGATGCCTCGGATGTGCTCGTGACGATGGCCACCGTCGGGTACTTGAAGTGCGTATGGAACCCTTCCGCCATCACCGTTGGCACCCTCACCTGCGTGTCGGGTGGTGTGGCCACGTACCTCAACTGGAACAAGATCAagtag
- a CDS encoding histone acetyltransferase, putative (TriTrypDB/GeneDB-style sysID: LpmP.28.2410) gives MVRLSHVLHRPWLSAVYGELTPGMARTQRARRQLDYLEERLLRDCRTPTTVRYFVYLNTYVFAPWYYAPFGLLNSEYDPMLPWTEAAGTSASASSASTPTGKGVHNTTGSSVEVQQQPFIRDAFLCPFSLRIYSTYAQMHYETRTYRADRLRPPGDEVYRDEMRGLFLFKINGSQHVTYCRHLFLIGKSFLENKLAGHDVHSYYFYVLCLHHRYFPHYVSDPSAMYFAGFFTWEKHVSEYNLACIVTLPCFGRRTSRQRSVAPQDGATATDSPPPQVLRHLGQFMIAVSYELAYRRKQIGTPEKPLSDLGAIAYQQFWRRAIVRWMKETLNAIRRATAVDVDADDMDKTVQKRAQGGAQVESRGSHASDTGVPLGLDAGSAAVEVVMLVEEGRGVTGGHDIDRGRSGEVDASLHERHSKALSSARKRSRVDAKTEHERNVDDDETRLTSTHGKLPLAAAVLPSLAKKGISGLSAAAQSPTGALLAAGTAAFTQRTTIRDIAVAVRLEEADVLKTLLGMGVLHRSGEDRGIQLLLPQRYVDWMYDETLRWESSLQHAVFQPALLKSRGFHTSTR, from the coding sequence ATGGTCCGGCTCTCTCATGTTTTGCACCGCCCGTGGCTCAGCGCTGTGTACGGGGAGTTAACTCCTGGCATGGCCCGCACCCAACGCGCCCGCCGTCAGCTCGACTACCTCGAGGAGCGGCTCCTGCGCGACTGCCGCACCCCGACCACGGTGCGCTACTTTGTGTACCTGAACACGTACGTCTTTGCCCCGTGGTACTACGCACCGTTTGGCTTGCTGAACAGCGAGTACGACCCGATGCTGCCATGGACAGAGGCGGCTGGCACGTCGGCCAGTGCGTCCTCTGCCTCTACCCCAACTGGCAAAGGTGTCCACAACACCACCGGCTCGTCAgtcgaggtgcagcagcagcctttCATTCGGGatgcttttctttgccccttctctctccgcatCTACTCGACCTACGCACAGATGCACTACGAGACCCGCACCTACCGCGCAGACCGCCTGCGTCCGCCGGGTGATGAGGTGTACCGCGACGAGATGCGTggtctttttctcttcaaGATCAACGGCAGTCAGCACGTTACCTACTGCCgtcacctcttcctcattGGCAAGTCGTTCCTGGAGAACAAGCTCGCCGGGCACGATGTGCACAGCTACTATTTTTATGTTCTCTGTCTGCACCACCGCTACTTCCCCCACTACGTGTCCGATCCCTCCGCCATGTACTTCGCCGGCTTCTTCACCTGGGAGAAGCACGTGAGCGAGTACAACCTGGCCTGTATTGTGACGTTGCCGTGCTTCGGGCGCCGTACCAGCCGCCAGAGatcggtggcgccgcaggaTGGCGCAACCGCGACCGACTCACCCCCGCCTCAGGTGCTTCGCCATCTTGGCCAGTTTATGATCGCTGTCAGCTACGAGCTCGCCTACCGCCGAAAGCAGATAGGTACCCCGGAGAAGCCCCTCTCTGACTTGGGTGCCATCGCATATCAGCAGTTTTGGCGCCGTGCCATCGTGCGCTGGATGAAGGAGACGCTGAACGCGATACGGCGAGCCACTGCGGTGGATGTCGACGCTGACGACATGGACAAGACCGTTCAAAAAAGAGCACAGGGCGGCGCGCAGGTTGAGTCTCGAGGGAGCCATGCGTCTGACACGGGTGTGCCTCTTGGCCTTGACGCTGGCTCTGCGGCCGTGGAGGTGGTCAtgctggtggaggagggcagagGAGTGACAGGAGGGCATGATATCGATAGGGGTCGCTCCGGGGAAGTCGACGCGTCACTGCACGAGCGGCACTCGAAAGCTCTATCATCAGCGCGCAAGCGCTCCCGTGTCGACGCGAAGACGGAACACGAGAGGAACGtagacgacgacgagacgAGATTGACATCTACCCACGGCAAGTTACcactcgcagctgctgtcctcCCATCTTTGGCCAAGAAGGGGATTTCGGGCCtcagtgcagctgcacagtcCCCCACAGGCGCTTTACTGGCTGCTGGCACGGCTGCTTTTACGCAGCGGACTACCATCAGGGACATTGCGGTAGCTGTGCGCCTGGAGGAGGCTGACGTGCTTAAGACGCTCCTGGGCATGGGTGTGCTGCATCGCAGTGGTGAGGATCGTGGCATtcagcttctgctgccgcagcgatACGTGGATTGGATGTATGACGAGACACTCCGCTGGGAGAGCAGCCTCCAGCACGCAGTCTTTCAGCCAGCCCTCCTCAAGTCCCGCGGTTTCCACACCAGCACACGTTGA